The Vespula pensylvanica isolate Volc-1 chromosome 22, ASM1446617v1, whole genome shotgun sequence sequence attttaatgattttttttttttttttcttatacataatgtacaattttctcgttttatatatacgcgaAAATAAACCTACAATTTACTTCTAATAAACTAAttcttaattgatttattttatctgtatatatgtatatgtgtatatgttgttcaatattatattatatattacagatattaatatatacaatttcctAACTTTGTTTATGCTATCGcacaaaataaatttgtaatctctattaactgtaaaaaaaaaattcgctaTTATTcatcaattaattatcaaattatacAAAGAAGAACGTAAATGAAAGGTATACGTGTTTTTATCATTCAACTGCTGCAATTAATATGtaacttactttcttttttaatttttttacgtttaaaatattatatcagtatcaataaaatatagaaagaaattcatgttctgtaatataatataaaaaaacaacaataaaaaaagaagtgtttaaataaataataattaacatcaaaaatgttcaaaaaaaTGCCCTAtgcaaattaatttatgatatactTAATGATTACGTATTTAATTGATAGATTCAAggttaatacttttatataatctcatatgagaataaaaattgataataattatgccTTATAATCAGTggagtattatttataatttaaaatggaaacgtgtgtgtgtgtgtgtgtatatatatatatatatatatatatatatatatagacacacacacacatttaaaTTCAGTAAACTTAAGAACATAAGTGGTTTGATTTGTGCCGTTCTACAGCGACTCTTGCATAATATATCTACAGCTTTATTCACAAATATGAACGATCTTTCATTGACTTCATTTGCTGATAATTTTGTATCAAGTACATACTCTTAAAATTCTTGTAAAGAGAAACTCGTGTAACTTGTATCATTATTTCCATTATGTTTTCTCCTACCATAATATCTTCTCCTAATTCGCTGTGTTATCTGTATCAAGTTTGATACatgtatgaaaaatatagtaagataaaataaactgtagcataatttttaacattgtAAGGAATTATAGTTAagttaaaacaatatataaaaaaaaaaatgttaatcgagagataatttatagaaagaataaaaaatataaagcagTAAATAACACTATCCTGTCTTTTCAAATTGTTACTTTCATATTTGCAAGATATCATTATATACAATGAATTTACTTTgattctgatatatatatatatatatcttattttttttatattttataactgaAGTGAAATAATTGTACTAAAATATTACTATCTAATCGCAATATATATCACACACAAGATTTTCATATACTAaaacttcatttttataatctacTAATATCAAACAATTTAATTCGAAAACTGAAAATTGTTAAACGGTGCTCCGAGattgtttgaaataaaatgttaaactTAAATTGTAACCGAACTAAAAATtaacttaatttttctttaacttttttttggcacttttttcaaacttacatatttttaacttgtaataagtaataatgaaACAATTGTTTGAAATATAAGCTTTCAAGCATctgtgatatataaaaagcttcaaaaatgattttcaagaTCATATTACATAATGTATATCCCATCAAGATGGAAGATTTGTAGCTCCTAAGGTCAAAGATGTAATGTCACGAATGATCATTTCTGCTATTTTCCATGCTAGTTCTTCTTTTGcctagatattaaaaatagattttataatgattttatgaTATCTtggtattataataatcaataaatttaaatatgtttacTAAAGTATCATCTATTGCATACTACCATAAACGCGTTAAATCTGCATATAAGTTTTACCTTATCTTGCTCCAAATTTACGAGTCTTTTCACAGCACGCGCTAATCGTGATtctaaaagttttatatattgtttacatgaattttttttcaatgaaaaaatgtctatatatacaaataaaacttACCATATTTTCTGCAAGGATCAGGTTCTATTTCTGTAATAAATCTACCCAAGTAATCGATGTAGCCAACACTTAATCTATGTtgttaaaatatcaatataattaaaataatgtaataacttTGATAATGCAATTAATGCATAAAAAGTAAAGTTTTAAAAAACGAACCTATATTTGTTACGCCTCCATAAAGAATCTGGATCATAAAGTTGCCTTGTATCGATATTCATACTACTGTGTGCACTTGTTTTTGTACTAGTACTAGTACTAGATAATATTCCATTGGCATTGTTCCCTGCCTGCAGGGTACTTTGCATACTGTTACTGATAGAGCTCACTTCACTGCTGCAGTCAGAAcctgatataatattaaatataatgtttcTACAGTTATCTCTATATTCCATTTTATACTTATCTTtgactttaaaaaaatattgataatttaatagataaaaaaaatatgattaccTGCTCTCTTTATTCTGAGCTGATAACTCGAACATGGATTACTTTGAATGGTACTGATCAATTCTgataagtatttataatacagCTGTGATGATAAAAAGGTAGGCAAATAGTgctgaaattataataacatagaaaaataagtaaataagttgTTAGAATTGCCATTATaaaggaaagatataaaatataccttattgagaaatttatatacaattttacaaGGTTTATCAAAACAATCAGGTAATGGTCCCTCTCCATCCTCGCGGCAAATATTTTGTTCAACGTCGAAAcgaattttatcattaaaccCAAGTGGCGTAGTTGCTTGCAAACTAAAATATCTGAAGACACGATATATGTTTCAcatatcattataaattcatttctatttgacttattatttacttgtatgttacaaaatatataaaaacatatagtaaaaaatattgcttacttgtcatatataataagagCATCAGACTGAGCTTCCTCAGGGTTTAttggatctttcttttctaaaagattttgtttataattaattgcaGCCATCCAAAAATCTAAGAGCTCGCGTTTATTTTCGAGTTCCATAaactgaaattaataaatatagatgtacaaaaaaaattaccataaaattaacatataagatgcaatataataaagattatacctccatgaaataaaaaaatgcagtttcattatataatatgtctCCTAATTGTACATTCCCACTTGTTAGAACATCAATTTGATGCTTACAATGAAATTCACTTCGCAGGAAGtcattaatatatctataaatttaaacaaaaaaaggaccATAACTTTTGCATACTTTTACTTAACagtaaaaactttttttatacttactcCTTTTCTATAacatcaaatataatattttgaatgtTAGATAGGCACCGTAATATAGGCTCTATGTTTTCACACTTAAGagctttttctatttctaattttagtTCCTCAGGAATTCGATTAGTACCCaatgtttctttaataatatattttttataaattcttaatGCATCTTGCCTAGTATTTGTCATATCGCCTCTTTTATTCCCACATTTGCGATTTGATTGTCGCATACCACTTAGCATCTCATTAATCTTTGGCATGTCATTACAATTTGATTTTACATCATTACTATTTACAATTTCATTGTACAGTCCCTTTTCTCTATTACGATTTTCAATATTACCCTGCAGTACATCGCAATTAaagttatcattatcatccaCTGAATTTGAGAAACTATCGGACTCCACAGTATGATCATTCTTGAAATTCAAATTCTCTACATTTTCATCTTCAAGATGGAAGTCAGGAAACGATCCACATAAACATTCAACTTCTAACcaaaattttataagagaTATTGAATTTCTTGTATCCATAAATTGGATAAAGTAACCTAGGGCACCCTTATCTGCAAGAATCTCTGGAAGCGTTTTAGAAAGTTGAGACCTAAATGGTCGCttattgtctttttcttccttaagaatttcatcttcctcttcctcctcaaGGCTGCGCAATATACTTGACGGTACATAGATCGACGCACTATCACCAAATTCATCTCCAAATgtcttttctaattttgttGATTTTGTAGGAGAAGCATGCAATGATCTGGGCCTGTCTCGTTGCcctgaaaataagaaacattatATCAGATCAACGAAAACGTATAGTTTAATCTATAAATGTCAATATCCTTTTCCCCTGTCCGGagagtaaattaaaaaaaactattaagtattaaataaCTTTGACAATACAGTTATCTTTGTCTCTACAAAcaaacgtaataaattttgttttgattAAAGAGGTTATGTTTCTTTTAACCAACATTACCCCTTTCATAATATTGATCAGTCTATCACGAAATTACAggaataattcgaataatgaaataattaccagatttcttaaaaaattggAACATTTTTTACGTCAGAGAGGAACATGATAAAGAACGCGATATGACGAACGAATGTAGGAAAATTTATAGAGTATTTTTCCGTCGATGATGTTTTCAACAATTTgaatcgatcggtcgattctattattccttttaatattattacgaagatATAAATGTGGAAACGTTTCGATGAGAGATTCGTCGATCACATACATATGCAACGCGCAATATCCGAAGGAACTGTCATTAGTGTCATCGCGAATCCGTTTACGATCGCTACATCGAGACTCGGTTAACCTTCCTTGAGATTTCCTCGATCCTTTTTAGCAATGAGATACTTGTATCGCTATATTTTATGTCcgacaataaatatatctgtattacaaaataaatccGATTTCCTTAGCAACGCtaattagatttatttgcGTCTTGCACGCTCCTGGCACTTCCGCGctaaactttttatattatgcgACACACCATGCCGGAATTATTGTTTGGCGTTTTTCGAtactttatcgatttattcgatttaataataattatcgatttattcgattgaacaatacattttattattattattatcggtTCATCATTGTGGAATCGAAGTAATCGTTTTTTCCTCGCGatcgaaattttgtaaataataattacaaaaaaaaagaaactaaaaaaaaaatatatatatatatataataacaaaaagaaatctttaaaatattttaacgtcGCGCATCAACGCGTTCGAAGGACGAACGATTGATTATCTCATATGTGCGTTTCGTTGTGTTTCTATGTGATACCAGAACGATCtaggataaagagaaggatTCGACTCGagttattcgatcgaaagttCAAAGAAGGTAAGTCCGTACATATCGCGTTAAAggtcaaatattttctcaacTTCGAGAAGGCAATCCCAAGGAAGATACGTTTGTCTCTCCCACACATAATCAATTCATGAGAATTGAATTCTTTGAAGGTGTGGATAACCTCTCATAACTTTGGTATTCGTGTCTCGTATCGTATCAAAATAACGTATTCTCGATTCGAAGTTAATCTTGGTGTCGTATTTTAATTTGCATGTTTCGTGTGAGGAATACGAGCGTTGTTTTTATATAGCGCGTTTAAAagttcaaaagagaaaagaaaacaaataacataaatacacacacacacacacacacacacagatatatatatatatatatatcttcgttaAGAAACGacacgaaatattttatatagatatattacaacgtatataaacgtatgtatTGGCGCGTTATTTTGAAACGTACTATAGAACAAACGTCTATCGAgtcgttatatacatatgatctctgtatttagatttttatatgctgcgtgttatttttaaacgtatcGTACGTGtaatgtgtataatataataaaatatcgcgCGGGCGcaatatctataaattatatatatatatatatataacataaataaataaatatttaacgtgTCATACAAAATGGTTAAGCATAACACGTAATTGTACGTGGTAGCCATGTTATTTTGAAACGTACTATAGAAGAGAAGACAGGTGGACTCGAAGACAAGAGGCCAATGTCCGGACAGTAAGAAGTACAGAAGAGGCTACCGAAGAGAGGCCATCGAGGAGGCCATCGATGAGGTATCGTAGCTTCTCTCGAGCGTTCAACCGCGAAAGGAATACCGGTTTTTCGTTCAGGAATAGAGGTAGTACGTATAGATTAAACGAAGGTGATTCTCGCAGTGAAAATTTTGCTCGAACTTTGAGagtctcttcttcctcttccttttcttcttcttcttcttcttcttcttcttcttcttcctcatcatCTACGACGTACAGTTCGCGCACACATTTTTACAAAAGTTCGCGTTGTTCGAAGCTCCGAGCGATCCTTCTTATACGTGGTGtttcgttatatattatacgataaacgATTTCCCATCATGTCGTTTGTTTTTTACGCCTTCGTATTTGGTTTTCACATTTATCTTCTCCTCGACACGGTACTTACCGCACCTACCGTGACTTACGATCAACGACAGACCGGCGAACACAATGTCCGAATCGACTTGAAGGATCTCAAGATACTCGCTTTCGTTGATTCCAAGATACTCGAAGATTACACggtaaatgaaaatacaattattaaaagtatgcgtctgataagataagataagattttctttttctttttctttttctctacgtctctctttttctcttctcttttatcaaGAGATAGTTTAATATGTATTTGAATGAGAAACTCTAAGGATcgtattaaatgtataatatatatacttatctcTTAAGATTCGTGAACGTGTAAGTAGATATTGAtacatgtttttttctttttttttttttttttatttatttatttagttttcttcttttctttttgttttctcttattttatagGATTATGATTACTTTTACGATTACGCTGACTTTACCATAAAACCGATTTCAAAGCCCACGACGTCGTCCTCGGTTGAATCTTCGCCGAGTACTTCGGCCATTAATGCATCcacatcttcttcttcgaccaTCAAAACGGATCCCGCAGAAATTTCACCTACGAACGATTCAATAACGACGACTTTAAGGATCGAACAATCGACGGAAGATGCAACGATACCGACGATAGAAGATAAAACGGAAACTTCGTCTAATAAAGGCGGCTGGCTTGAATTGAAATCACAAGGCCGCCATTAACGAAGAGAAGCTATTCGAAAGATATCTTGAAAATACATTCGAATAATCTCTCtaaattacgatattattttatttaatgttaaaCACGAAAGTGTATTCGTctactgtgtgtgtgtgtgtgtgtgtgtgcgcgcgcgcgcgtgtaaccatatattgcaaatttattgataaataattaaatataaaattatcattaattcaGATTCATAGGAGATTGTGCATTGATGATGTTTtctatagtatagtatagttgAAATCATTGTCAGAGCAggtttattaattgtaaaatgcGAATATGTTCTATACCGAATTTgttcttcgattttattacaTGCTTTTTTGAAGCTTGaagttttttatattcattctaTATATTGTGCTGCACCATTTGAAATCTCTATTATTCGTTGATAAGATATAGTACATTATACGtcttaaatatgtatttcataAATGTTAATGCGTAATCATATCTTGCATTAGTTAACATTTCTagagttatatattatagtcttttacaatatatttttcttcgttctccaTCGTGTCCCAATTGTATTGTCAATCTATAAAGTCAACGATTTTAATTTGCAATTAACCATTTGACGAATAAATAACTTTATCTTATATCcctatgtataattttattttatatataaatagtctACACCTctttattttccaaatttttgtttctaacaaaaattcaatgagatttagataaaaaattgatttcattaagtaaatttttattatagccGTAGAAAACGATCTTAAACTTAAAAAGAGTATTAGTTTTGTTACGTTACAGttttaagagaataaaaattatcccATTTCATTAGCTCTTCCCATGTttcattattctcttcttcttcttcttcttcttcttcttcttcttcttcttcttcttcattatttatatttcatcttGACGTTTCAAGCAAGCTCGTAAATCACCAGTTAAAAATTCAAGCGATAATGCTTGGATAAacgagcgaagaaaaaagaaaggacagaaaaaaagagaagaaaaaaaaattggtcaACGGTAAATGGTCTCAGTTGAATATTCTTTGGACACCTTGCATTTCTTCGTTTACCCTCTCCTATCATCTTTATTATCGGTGATGGTTACACGAGGAAGGAAAGCAGAAATCTTGCATCAGTCGTCGATCGAACTTCGCACGAGCATCGTTGAACTGtttgttccttctctttcacaAAATCAAAGAGTCcaggaaaaagaagacaaagacgaaaacgaagaacaagaaaaagaaaaagaagaaaacgaagaaatcgaAATCAAAATGATCCTACCAAGTTTGTTCATTATCACTTTGTCAATCCTCTTCTATTGTAATGCAGCACCGGCTACTTACGATCAACGACAGGATGGCAAAATGAATGTTCGTGCCGATCtagataatttcttcttcgttttcgtaaCCAAGGGATCCTTGTTCAACGATCTATCCTTTCTCGATTTCAAATCCATGGCGAGACAATTGATGGTCGGTcagaaaaataagatagacAAACAGGACGAGCCAATATCGTTGTTAACGAACGAGAACGTAAGTGAAAATGTTAAAACTGGCAAACCTTACAAGGTCGACATCGTAAGGATTCCAAAGAACAACAATGAGAGTCTTCAGGATTTGAAAGAATTGAGAAAGCAGGACGGACGTTTGAACAATCAAAAAAACGAAGATCTTGAGTTGACCGATCAACTTAACAACTCACAATCTCTTTCCGAGAATTCATCAGGATCTGCTTTGAAGCAGGAGGTCGAAAGGACATCGTCCGGTCAACAGGACTCGGCTAACACGGTGAACAAACTTCAATGAACGAAACTGCAACGTAACGACAGATCGACTGTTGACCCTATCGTTTAGAATAATATTAGGATAGaacatgtttttatatttaattatctcgtCTGTCTGTTTTTGGGTATATTGAATTGAAGTCTTGCAGTTGTTGTGGGAAGGGTGGCAAAAGGGTTGGGAGGTGgaggggaaaggaaaagatttttttttttacagatagcTTTGTTGAACTCGAACGAAACAATTACATTGTAGATccgattaaataaaagtatctaaTCGTCtattgataaatatgtatttataaatgatatgacgtattttgtatttattaaaaaaaaaaaagaaaagaaaagaaaaatatgtaggCATAGATGTAGTAATTCTGAAATTTCtctattctgttttttttttcttttttttttttttatagaaaaataaataaatgcatcGTCAGATAAATcgtcgttgttttctttttttttttgcaaagacTCCTTTCTCATCCCTTCATCTTGATTATCCTTTTAACAATGTTACTTATtacagcaaaaaaaaagaaaagaaaaagatatacgtttagtctttttttttttttttgaatcaaggaacaaaagagaaagatcgcaATTTGTTCGAAAATCCCTTATGATGTAAACGCGGAAGTAGAACTGTATTTCTTCTGTAAAATTCTTGCGAATGTGTGTAAGTGCGCACGTGTGAGGAACGTGAGTGCAAGGGCAAGGTTACGGTAAGCGTGGATGGCTTTATGTACGAGAAGCACAAGCCGGaagaatcgaagaaacgaacacTCTCGATGGGGGCCACGTTAGGACGTTGCCCTTTCGCAAATCAAATCTCGTTTATATCGTTCGAgaaatgacgatgacgataacgacgacgatgacgactgATTCTCACGTAATCAATTTACAAAGGCTTACAAAACATGTGATATTTTGACAGTTGGTagtttagaaagaaagaagaaagaaaaaaaaaaaagaaaacttaataGAAAGATAAGACAGCGAAGCCGTAGAGAATATTAACAGGATTCGATTGTAACGGGTTTGAACATTTCTCGACTGTGTTCATAGACGATCGGCTATTGAATATCAAATTTCGTGTCCGAGTGTGTGTTTGTTCAATACGATCGAAATCTGATAGGAGTGTTGCATGAATCCATTAATTTATGCAATTAACCGGACGACGATCCAGCTAGGAAACAAGTCGACTGAATGTTatctgaaaattatttcaaatacgtatgtaagtaatattttaaGTATCTAACTGTACATATCGTAGGAGAATTACGATATTTGTTTGGTCCTTTGCAACGATTAATCAAACGTCTAACACGAGGAATaactttttgataataattgatagACATTCACTCGACTAAGTTAGatggaatattttaaaagagaatcgTAAGAGATAAGACGAGGACGTAGAACGACGACACAAAAAAGTCGATTCGGTTCTTCGGCAGGTTCTTGAACTTGGATGATGATCGAGCAAAGTGGTGGGACCAGCTATCTTTTCCTGGTCGATGGTACTCGCTGGAGGTCATACCTCGCTCGTCCTTCGTATAGTCAAGACGTTCCTTCTAACATCTCTCTTTGCTTAGATCgcaaaagataatataatagaaaaaatcgtTACGTTTAATTCGCATATTTCAAGGAATTAatctataattatacttttaaaagCCGTGGTAACGATGTTCTCGATTAACATGAGATTGTTCAAGACGACaactcttttattattattcgcatTTGTTGGAACTTACGTAAGGTGTTTGCCAATTGAGGAATCCCTATCTACAACTTCCTCTTCGTTATCGACAACGACAACACTCTCTAACTCCGGTGATCATTATGATCAAAGACAAAATGGTACCGACAATTATCGTATTCACGTTGACGGCGTAGTCGTGGTGGTTGCACCAGTCGAGGCACTTTTGTTGGCAGGTGATGTCGTTGGCACCAATCAGTCTGATATATCGTTGTTGGAATCTACTTTGTACAATTCCAAACCAGAAGATGAGAAACCAAATATCGAACATTCGGAGAAACCGACTGTCTCACCGAAATCTACACACAGGTATAtgttttagatttttttctttcttctttcttctttcttcttcttcttcttcttcttcttcttctgcttcttttcgagtaattatgataattaagaAACACGAGATCATTATTACTCTCATTAATACCTccatgtttctcttttttacagaTCCAGTTTACGTTTAATGAATCTACTTGCTCCCTTTATACGCCGTCTTTATCACAAAGAATGAATCCGACACTGACTTCTAAAAAGATCTTCCAAGACTTATTTCTTActgtaatgtaatataaaaatgtgataTATAATCCATTACTtatgatatagatattttatatatatatgtgtgtacgtatattattttaaaggtATTCTTGATTATGCCTTCGTTAATAgatttactatataataaattaaaggtGCATAAGCACGTTtgtaatactatatatttagtatatatatatatatataacgatccTTATGTTATATCATATGCAATCATTTTGTAAATCGACAGTATACTCACCTTTACCGTTTATCGATCTAAAATGTGATTATCTTAACGCACACGGACTCGATACAGTTTATTCTACAATTTCTtcttgaaatgaaatatatttgattaaaaattaaaatacattgttCATGATTTTTGTCtacttatttctctctgtgtgtgtatgtgcgtatgtgtatatgtatgtgtgttttctttcgttttcgtctttctctcttattttttgttttgttttgtttcgtttcgttttggtATATGATCACAATACttcgtaatattttgtataaaaatgcTTAAGACTATATGCTCCTTTGCAT is a genomic window containing:
- the LOC122636561 gene encoding A-kinase anchor protein 10, mitochondrial isoform X1 translates to MTLMTVPSDIARCIWQRDRPRSLHASPTKSTKLEKTFGDEFGDSASIYVPSSILRSLEEEEEDEILKEEKDNKRPFRSQLSKTLPEILADKGALGYFIQFMDTRNSISLIKFWLEVECLCGSFPDFHLEDENVENLNFKNDHTVESDSFSNSVDDNDNFNCDVLQGNIENRNREKGLYNEIVNSNDVKSNCNDMPKINEMLSGMRQSNRKCGNKRGDMTNTRQDALRIYKKYIIKETLGTNRIPEELKLEIEKALKCENIEPILRCLSNIQNIIFDVIEKEYINDFLRSEFHCKHQIDVLTSGNVQLGDILYNETAFFYFMEFMELENKRELLDFWMAAINYKQNLLEKKDPINPEEAQSDALIIYDKYFSLQATTPLGFNDKIRFDVEQNICREDGEGPLPDCFDKPCKIVYKFLNKHYLPTFLSSQLYYKYLSELISTIQSNPCSSYQLRIKRAGSDCSSEVSSISNSMQSTLQAGNNANGILSSTSTSTKTSAHSSMNIDTRQLYDPDSLWRRNKYRLSVGYIDYLGRFITEIEPDPCRKYESRLARAVKRLVNLEQDKAKEELAWKIAEMIIRDITSLTLGATNLPS
- the LOC122636561 gene encoding A-kinase anchor protein 10, mitochondrial isoform X2, whose amino-acid sequence is MFQFFKKSGQRDRPRSLHASPTKSTKLEKTFGDEFGDSASIYVPSSILRSLEEEEEDEILKEEKDNKRPFRSQLSKTLPEILADKGALGYFIQFMDTRNSISLIKFWLEVECLCGSFPDFHLEDENVENLNFKNDHTVESDSFSNSVDDNDNFNCDVLQGNIENRNREKGLYNEIVNSNDVKSNCNDMPKINEMLSGMRQSNRKCGNKRGDMTNTRQDALRIYKKYIIKETLGTNRIPEELKLEIEKALKCENIEPILRCLSNIQNIIFDVIEKEYINDFLRSEFHCKHQIDVLTSGNVQLGDILYNETAFFYFMEFMELENKRELLDFWMAAINYKQNLLEKKDPINPEEAQSDALIIYDKYFSLQATTPLGFNDKIRFDVEQNICREDGEGPLPDCFDKPCKIVYKFLNKHYLPTFLSSQLYYKYLSELISTIQSNPCSSYQLRIKRAGSDCSSEVSSISNSMQSTLQAGNNANGILSSTSTSTKTSAHSSMNIDTRQLYDPDSLWRRNKYRLSVGYIDYLGRFITEIEPDPCRKYESRLARAVKRLVNLEQDKAKEELAWKIAEMIIRDITSLTLGATNLPS
- the LOC122636561 gene encoding A-kinase anchor protein 10, mitochondrial isoform X3, which gives rise to MDTRNSISLIKFWLEVECLCGSFPDFHLEDENVENLNFKNDHTVESDSFSNSVDDNDNFNCDVLQGNIENRNREKGLYNEIVNSNDVKSNCNDMPKINEMLSGMRQSNRKCGNKRGDMTNTRQDALRIYKKYIIKETLGTNRIPEELKLEIEKALKCENIEPILRCLSNIQNIIFDVIEKEYINDFLRSEFHCKHQIDVLTSGNVQLGDILYNETAFFYFMEFMELENKRELLDFWMAAINYKQNLLEKKDPINPEEAQSDALIIYDKYFSLQATTPLGFNDKIRFDVEQNICREDGEGPLPDCFDKPCKIVYKFLNKHYLPTFLSSQLYYKYLSELISTIQSNPCSSYQLRIKRAGSDCSSEVSSISNSMQSTLQAGNNANGILSSTSTSTKTSAHSSMNIDTRQLYDPDSLWRRNKYRLSVGYIDYLGRFITEIEPDPCRKYESRLARAVKRLVNLEQDKAKEELAWKIAEMIIRDITSLTLGATNLPS
- the LOC122636579 gene encoding uncharacterized protein LOC122636579 isoform X2; this translates as MSFVFYAFVFGFHIYLLLDTVLTAPTVTYDQRQTGEHNVRIDLKDLKILAFVDSKILEDYTPTTSSSVESSPSTSAINASTSSSSTIKTDPAEISPTNDSITTTLRIEQSTEDATIPTIEDKTETSSNKGGWLELKSQGRH
- the LOC122636579 gene encoding uncharacterized protein LOC122636579 isoform X1 — encoded protein: MSFVFYAFVFGFHIYLLLDTVLTAPTVTYDQRQTGEHNVRIDLKDLKILAFVDSKILEDYTDYDYFYDYADFTIKPISKPTTSSSVESSPSTSAINASTSSSSTIKTDPAEISPTNDSITTTLRIEQSTEDATIPTIEDKTETSSNKGGWLELKSQGRH
- the LOC122636572 gene encoding uncharacterized protein LOC122636572 codes for the protein MVSVEYSLDTLHFFVYPLLSSLLSVMVTRGRKAEILHQSSIELRTSIVELFVPSLSQNQRVQEKEDKDENEEQEKEKEENEEIEIKMILPSLFIITLSILFYCNAAPATYDQRQDGKMNVRADLDNFFFVFVTKGSLFNDLSFLDFKSMARQLMVGQKNKIDKQDEPISLLTNENVSENVKTGKPYKVDIVRIPKNNNESLQDLKELRKQDGRLNNQKNEDLELTDQLNNSQSLSENSSGSALKQEVERTSSGQQDSANTVNKLQ
- the LOC122636581 gene encoding uncharacterized protein LOC122636581, with the translated sequence MFSINMRLFKTTTLLLLFAFVGTYVRCLPIEESLSTTSSSLSTTTTLSNSGDHYDQRQNGTDNYRIHVDGVVVVVAPVEALLLAGDVVGTNQSDISLLESTLYNSKPEDEKPNIEHSEKPTVSPKSTHRSSLRLMNLLAPFIRRLYHKE